A genomic segment from Sphingopyxis sp. DBS4 encodes:
- a CDS encoding cold-shock protein: MPIGTVKFFSQDKGYGFIENEDGSGDNFVHITAVQSAGMTTLNKDQRVSYDLETGRNGKTSAINLQSA; the protein is encoded by the coding sequence ATGCCGATCGGCACCGTCAAATTTTTCAGCCAGGACAAGGGCTATGGCTTCATCGAGAACGAGGACGGCTCGGGCGACAATTTCGTCCATATCACCGCCGTCCAGAGCGCCGGGATGACCACGCTGAACAAGGATCAGCGCGTCTCCTACGATCTCGAAACCGGCCGCAACGGCAAGACCTCGGCGATCAACCTCCAGTCGGCCTGA
- the infA gene encoding translation initiation factor IF-1: MAKEELMTFEGQIDEILPDGRFGVVLENGHRVIVYTAGRMRRFRIRSVVGDAVRVEMTPYDLTKGRLVYRERGGGPVPPSQRKRRGL; this comes from the coding sequence TTGGCCAAAGAGGAATTGATGACCTTCGAAGGGCAGATCGACGAGATCCTGCCCGACGGACGCTTCGGCGTCGTGCTCGAAAACGGGCACCGCGTGATCGTCTATACCGCCGGCCGGATGCGGCGTTTCCGCATCCGGTCGGTCGTCGGCGATGCCGTCCGCGTCGAAATGACGCCCTATGACCTGACCAAGGGCCGCCTCGTCTACCGCGAACGCGGGGGCGGGCCGGTCCCCCCCAGCCAGCGCAAGCGGCGCGGGCTCTGA
- a CDS encoding nitronate monooxygenase family protein, with the protein MALPPIFDRLRLPVIGSPLFIVSGPELVIAQCKAGVVGSFPALNARPQSLLDEWLHQITEELAAWDRANPDRLSAPFAVNQIVHKSNDRLEADIATCEKWKVPITITSLGAREELNQAVHGWGGITLHDVIDDRFARKAVEKGADGLIPVAAGAGGHAGRQSPFALIQEIREWFDGPVALSGAIGHGRSILAAQACGADLAYIGSAFIATAEANAEDGYKNGIVEGRAADIVYSNLFTGVHGNYLRQSIVAAGMDPDALPEGDLKTMNFGSGGNTKAKAWKDIWGSGQGIGAIRGVRPVADFVAELEAQYIAARRELEAKVRL; encoded by the coding sequence ATGGCCCTTCCCCCGATCTTCGACCGTCTGCGCCTGCCCGTCATCGGCTCGCCTCTGTTCATCGTTTCGGGGCCCGAACTCGTCATCGCCCAGTGCAAGGCCGGGGTGGTCGGCAGTTTTCCCGCCCTCAACGCCCGCCCGCAGTCGCTGCTCGACGAATGGCTGCACCAGATCACCGAGGAGCTCGCGGCGTGGGACCGCGCCAACCCCGATCGCCTCTCGGCCCCCTTCGCGGTCAACCAGATCGTCCATAAATCGAACGACCGGCTCGAAGCCGACATCGCGACCTGCGAGAAGTGGAAGGTGCCGATCACCATCACATCGCTCGGGGCGCGAGAGGAACTCAACCAGGCGGTCCATGGCTGGGGCGGCATCACGCTGCACGACGTCATCGACGATCGTTTTGCCCGCAAGGCGGTCGAAAAGGGCGCCGATGGTCTGATCCCGGTCGCGGCGGGCGCCGGCGGTCATGCCGGCCGCCAGTCGCCTTTCGCGCTGATCCAGGAAATCCGCGAATGGTTCGACGGCCCCGTCGCGCTGTCGGGGGCGATCGGCCACGGCCGCTCGATCCTCGCCGCGCAGGCGTGCGGCGCCGACCTCGCCTATATCGGCAGCGCCTTCATCGCGACCGCCGAAGCCAATGCCGAGGACGGCTACAAGAACGGCATCGTCGAGGGGCGCGCCGCCGACATCGTCTATTCGAACCTCTTCACCGGCGTTCACGGCAATTATCTCCGCCAGTCGATCGTCGCGGCGGGAATGGACCCCGACGCGCTGCCCGAAGGCGACCTCAAGACGATGAATTTCGGTTCGGGCGGCAACACCAAGGCGAAGGCGTGGAAGGACATCTGGGGATCGGGCCAGGGCATCGGCGCGATCCGCGGCGTGCGCCCGGTCGCCGACTTCGTCGCCGAACTCGAAGCGCAATATATCGCCGCGCGCCGCGAGCTGGAGGCGAAAGTCCGCCTCTAG
- a CDS encoding AHH domain-containing protein, giving the protein MAGRWWQGAPPPRAGFQRHHLIPVGLLRWPQMAAMFDQLRADGFALHRFDRNGLMLPACESAALSSGHALHRGPHRDYNDVLAARVERIRAHFALQAPADLGAARRTATMRLRLLQDVMRRALTDRHGGAFWLNRRDPMRLFADRPYLDDAIGRLFGEG; this is encoded by the coding sequence ATGGCGGGGCGCTGGTGGCAAGGTGCTCCGCCGCCCCGCGCCGGTTTCCAGCGCCACCATCTGATCCCGGTCGGTCTGTTGCGGTGGCCGCAAATGGCCGCGATGTTCGATCAGCTGCGCGCCGATGGCTTTGCGCTGCACCGCTTCGACCGCAACGGGTTGATGTTGCCGGCGTGCGAGAGCGCGGCACTGTCGTCGGGCCACGCGCTCCATCGCGGACCGCACCGCGATTACAACGATGTGCTGGCGGCGCGGGTCGAGCGGATTCGCGCCCATTTCGCGCTGCAGGCGCCCGCTGATCTTGGCGCCGCCCGGCGGACCGCGACGATGCGGTTGCGCCTGTTGCAGGACGTGATGCGGCGCGCGCTGACCGACCGGCACGGCGGCGCCTTCTGGCTCAACCGCCGCGACCCGATGCGGCTGTTCGCCGACCGTCCCTATCTGGACGACGCGATCGGCCGGCTGTTCGGCGAAGGCTAG
- a CDS encoding potassium transporter Kup produces the protein MTAESQRAESGAGRVTTTAETAHYGHGHHSDGKLKLAVGAVGVVFGDIGTSPLYAFRETFAGHHSIEADRLHIYGVLSLVFWSMMLVVTFKYVLTIMKADNKGEGGSLALLALISRSSEGKRWTWPIVLLGVFATALFYGDSMITPAMSVLSATEGLQYVSRGFEPYIVPIALAILIGLFAIQSRGTAKVGALFGPIMLCYFLMLAILGVTHIVDHPSIVMHTLNPINALRFFWLDGFTAFVALGAVVLAVTGAEALYADMGHFGRAPIGLSWLCFVLPALMLNYMGQGAMVLAGEVAPTAQLIQDPFFLMMPDAWKVPVVLLAMLATIIASQAVISGAFSLTQQAIQLGFMPRLRVDHTSASAQGQIYIPVVNWGLMVMVILLVLFFGSSSNLAAAYGIAVTGAMFIDTCLMSVVLFVLWRWPAWKAIPILAVFFIVDIAYLGANLIKVPDGGWVPLAIGLTIFTMLTTWSRGRKLMQQEMAEGAMPIPIFVKSAANSATRVPGTAVFMTSSSDGVPHALLHNLKHNKVLHERIILLTIKIADVPFVQEERLCQLDDLGQGFHRLVLNYGFMQPVDVPEALKRVTGCGGEFKMLETSFFLSRQTLIAASKPGMPIWREKLFAWMLRNSESAMEYFRLPTNRVVELGSQVAI, from the coding sequence ATGACTGCTGAGTCGCAACGGGCGGAAAGCGGCGCGGGACGCGTGACGACAACTGCCGAAACGGCCCATTACGGCCACGGACATCATAGCGATGGGAAGCTGAAGCTTGCCGTCGGCGCGGTCGGCGTGGTGTTCGGCGACATCGGGACGAGTCCGCTCTATGCGTTCCGCGAAACTTTCGCCGGTCATCATTCGATCGAGGCCGACCGGCTGCACATATATGGCGTGCTGAGCCTCGTCTTCTGGTCGATGATGCTCGTTGTGACCTTCAAATATGTGCTGACGATCATGAAGGCGGACAACAAGGGCGAGGGGGGCAGCCTGGCGCTGCTGGCGCTGATCAGCCGCTCGTCGGAGGGCAAGCGCTGGACCTGGCCGATCGTGCTGCTCGGCGTGTTCGCGACCGCGCTCTTCTATGGCGACTCGATGATCACCCCGGCGATGTCGGTGCTGTCGGCGACCGAGGGTCTGCAATATGTGAGCCGCGGGTTCGAACCCTATATCGTGCCGATCGCGCTCGCGATCCTGATCGGGCTGTTCGCGATCCAGTCGCGCGGAACCGCGAAGGTCGGGGCGCTGTTCGGGCCGATCATGCTCTGTTACTTCCTGATGCTCGCGATCCTGGGGGTGACGCATATCGTGGACCATCCGTCGATCGTGATGCACACGCTCAACCCGATCAATGCGCTGCGCTTCTTCTGGCTCGACGGTTTCACCGCCTTCGTCGCCCTCGGCGCGGTGGTGCTCGCGGTGACGGGGGCGGAGGCGCTCTATGCCGACATGGGGCATTTCGGGCGCGCGCCGATCGGCCTGTCGTGGCTCTGCTTCGTGCTTCCCGCGCTGATGCTCAATTATATGGGGCAGGGCGCGATGGTGCTCGCGGGCGAGGTCGCGCCGACCGCGCAGCTCATCCAGGATCCCTTCTTCCTGATGATGCCCGATGCGTGGAAAGTGCCGGTGGTGCTGCTGGCGATGCTGGCGACGATCATCGCCAGCCAGGCGGTGATCTCGGGCGCCTTTTCGCTCACCCAGCAGGCGATCCAGCTCGGCTTCATGCCGCGGCTGCGCGTCGACCACACCAGCGCCTCGGCGCAGGGGCAGATCTATATCCCCGTGGTCAACTGGGGGCTGATGGTGATGGTCATCCTGCTCGTCCTCTTCTTCGGATCGTCGAGCAATCTTGCCGCGGCCTATGGCATTGCGGTGACGGGGGCGATGTTCATCGACACCTGCCTGATGAGCGTCGTGCTGTTCGTGCTGTGGCGCTGGCCGGCCTGGAAGGCGATTCCGATCCTCGCCGTCTTCTTCATCGTCGACATCGCCTATCTCGGCGCCAATCTGATCAAGGTGCCCGACGGCGGCTGGGTGCCGCTGGCGATCGGCCTCACCATCTTCACCATGCTGACGACCTGGTCGCGCGGGCGCAAGCTGATGCAGCAGGAAATGGCCGAGGGCGCGATGCCGATCCCGATCTTCGTCAAGTCGGCGGCGAACAGCGCGACGCGGGTGCCGGGGACCGCGGTGTTCATGACCTCCTCGTCCGACGGGGTGCCCCACGCGCTGCTTCACAACCTCAAGCACAACAAGGTGCTGCACGAACGCATCATCTTGCTGACGATCAAGATCGCCGACGTGCCCTTCGTGCAGGAGGAGCGGCTCTGCCAGCTCGACGACCTGGGGCAGGGGTTCCACCGGCTGGTGCTGAATTACGGCTTCATGCAGCCGGTCGATGTCCCCGAGGCGCTGAAGCGCGTCACCGGCTGCGGCGGCGAGTTCAAGATGCTCGAGACGAGCTTCTTCCTGTCGCGCCAGACGCTGATCGCCGCGAGCAAGCCCGGCATGCCGATCTGGCGCGAGAAATTGTTCGCCTGGATGCTGCGCAACTCGGAAAGCGCGATGGAATATTTCCGCCTGCCGACGAACCGCGTGGTCGAACTGGGGAGCCAGGTCGCGATCTGA
- a CDS encoding tetratricopeptide repeat protein, producing the protein MIWLLILIAAALTVGGIFWLGRLPVAARPLAGAAVMLGLTGYALQGSPALPGHPVAKATEPEGFGEAITDRQQGMANRFGPAAQWIGMSDGFMRTGKTELAAQTLEKGLDRYPDNVDLWVGLGNALVAHGGGVMSPAAALAFDEAAKRDPSHPAPPFFAGLAMAQSGDLKGAEAVWNQLLQRSPADAPWRPDLEMRLAQLRQAMGAGLPPESPAGP; encoded by the coding sequence ATGATCTGGCTGCTCATCCTGATCGCGGCGGCGCTGACCGTCGGAGGCATCTTCTGGCTCGGTCGGCTGCCTGTTGCGGCGCGTCCGCTCGCCGGCGCGGCGGTGATGCTGGGGCTGACCGGCTATGCTTTGCAGGGCAGCCCCGCGCTGCCCGGCCATCCGGTTGCCAAGGCGACCGAGCCCGAGGGTTTCGGCGAAGCGATCACTGACCGGCAGCAGGGGATGGCCAACCGCTTCGGCCCGGCAGCGCAATGGATCGGCATGTCCGACGGCTTCATGCGCACCGGCAAGACCGAGCTCGCGGCCCAGACGCTTGAAAAAGGGCTCGATCGCTATCCGGACAATGTCGACCTATGGGTAGGGCTCGGCAATGCGCTCGTCGCGCATGGCGGCGGGGTGATGTCGCCCGCGGCGGCACTGGCGTTCGACGAGGCGGCGAAGCGCGATCCGAGCCATCCCGCGCCGCCCTTTTTCGCGGGGCTCGCGATGGCGCAGAGCGGCGACCTGAAGGGTGCCGAGGCCGTGTGGAACCAGCTTTTGCAGCGCTCCCCCGCCGACGCGCCGTGGCGTCCCGATCTGGAGATGCGGCTGGCGCAGCTTCGGCAGGCGATGGGGGCCGGTCTGCCGCCCGAGTCGCCGGCCGGGCCCTGA
- a CDS encoding cytochrome c-type biogenesis protein yields the protein MPSSTAQDRLPPAPYAYQQLRDPAQEAKAKELMETLRCLVCQGQSIADSDAPLAGDMRHEVRTKIAAGESPDAIRKWLVARYGNWVSYDPPFDAATALLWLGPLLFLALGGWLAFGRFRRGDIGSEGESEA from the coding sequence ATGCCGTCATCCACCGCACAGGACCGCCTGCCGCCCGCACCCTATGCCTATCAGCAGCTTCGCGATCCCGCGCAGGAAGCGAAGGCCAAGGAACTGATGGAGACGCTGCGTTGCCTCGTCTGTCAGGGACAGTCGATCGCCGACAGCGACGCGCCGCTCGCAGGCGACATGCGGCACGAGGTGCGCACCAAGATCGCGGCGGGCGAGAGCCCCGATGCGATCCGCAAGTGGCTCGTCGCGCGCTATGGCAATTGGGTGAGCTATGACCCGCCCTTCGATGCGGCGACGGCGCTGCTGTGGCTTGGGCCGCTGCTGTTCCTTGCGCTCGGCGGCTGGCTCGCCTTCGGGCGTTTCCGGCGCGGCGACATCGGCAGCGAAGGGGAGAGCGAGGCATGA
- a CDS encoding DsbE family thiol:disulfide interchange protein, with the protein MRSRWVLFVPLAIMGLLFGAFIYRLTVPNDTLIQSQWIDKPMPLFDLPPATAGVEGLKSSQLADGKPRLVNVFASWCIPCRAEAPQLEALKAAGVPIDGIAIRDRPEDVAQFLRENGNPFERIGSDQQSSVQIALGSSGVPETFLIDGKGIIREQIQGVILADQVPEIVAKLEAMK; encoded by the coding sequence ATGAGGAGCCGCTGGGTTCTGTTCGTGCCGCTGGCGATCATGGGGTTGCTGTTCGGTGCGTTCATCTATCGTCTGACGGTGCCGAACGACACGCTGATCCAGTCGCAATGGATCGACAAGCCGATGCCGCTGTTCGACCTGCCGCCCGCGACCGCCGGCGTCGAGGGGTTGAAGAGCAGCCAGCTCGCCGACGGCAAACCGCGGCTGGTCAATGTGTTTGCAAGCTGGTGCATCCCGTGCCGCGCGGAGGCGCCGCAGCTGGAAGCGCTGAAAGCTGCGGGGGTGCCGATCGACGGCATCGCGATCCGCGACCGCCCCGAGGATGTCGCGCAGTTCCTGCGGGAAAACGGCAATCCGTTCGAGCGAATAGGGTCCGACCAGCAGAGCAGCGTCCAGATTGCGCTCGGATCGTCGGGGGTGCCCGAAACCTTCCTGATCGACGGCAAGGGGATTATCCGCGAGCAAATTCAGGGCGTGATCCTCGCCGATCAGGTGCCGGAGATCGTCGCCAAGCTGGAAGCGATGAAGTGA
- a CDS encoding heme lyase CcmF/NrfE family subunit, with the protein MIAELGLALLWIAAALACLSLVAGIAYVRTGKDDLAALVRPASVAQGVLTAVAFLLLITLFVRSDMSVELVVRNSHSLKPMLFKVAGAWGNHEGSMLLWLTILGLSGALVAIFEKRLRNDTLIATLAAQAALSLGFFAFLLFSSNPFKRLPVAPPDGQGLNPLLQDPGLAFHPPTLYIGYVGISVAFSFAVGALITREIGPAFARAMRPWVLGSWIFLTLGITAGSYWAYYELGWGGWWFWDPVENVSLIPWLAGAALLHSVSVTATRNALRAWTVMLAVIAFSMSMVGTFIVRSGLLTSVHSFAVDPERGTFLLALMFIYIGGALTLFAFRAGAVAEGKKFALLSREGSLVINNLLLTTILALVLLGTLYPIVAEAMGEKISVGPPYYNKVAGPLALILCLVMVTGPLLSWRKDDGKKLWSRLPVAVLAAMIVLFGLVLFGGKVGVLPLLGMTVAGLVGVASLAPLWGRNLRRTPLPTWGMVIAHFGVAVALAGMGAESAFIKERLVAAAPGETVTVADFSVKFAGVKPIVGPNYTAIEGTLIATTPSGASFTLHPAARTFPGLMGGPPTETNEAALLTRPGGQLYAVLGQPVTGADGTADRYQLRLWWKPLVWWIWLGGALIAIGAALSLLGRAQLLEIWRARRARKAQERFA; encoded by the coding sequence ATGATCGCCGAACTCGGTCTTGCGCTCCTGTGGATCGCGGCGGCGCTGGCGTGCCTGTCGCTTGTCGCGGGCATAGCCTATGTCCGCACCGGCAAGGACGATCTAGCGGCGCTGGTGCGCCCGGCGAGCGTCGCACAGGGGGTGCTGACCGCGGTCGCCTTCCTGCTGCTCATCACCCTATTCGTGCGGTCCGACATGTCGGTCGAGCTCGTCGTACGCAACAGCCACAGCCTGAAGCCGATGCTGTTCAAGGTGGCGGGAGCGTGGGGCAATCACGAAGGATCTATGCTGCTGTGGTTGACGATCCTCGGCCTATCGGGCGCGCTCGTCGCGATCTTCGAGAAAAGGCTGCGCAACGACACGCTGATCGCGACGCTTGCGGCGCAGGCGGCGCTCAGCCTTGGCTTCTTCGCATTCCTCCTCTTCTCGTCGAACCCGTTCAAGCGGCTTCCGGTCGCGCCGCCCGACGGGCAGGGGCTCAACCCGCTGCTCCAGGACCCTGGCCTCGCTTTCCATCCGCCGACGCTTTACATCGGCTATGTCGGGATTTCGGTCGCCTTCAGCTTCGCGGTCGGGGCGCTGATCACGCGCGAGATCGGGCCCGCCTTTGCGCGCGCGATGCGGCCGTGGGTGCTCGGGAGCTGGATTTTCCTGACGCTGGGGATCACCGCGGGGAGCTATTGGGCCTATTATGAACTCGGCTGGGGCGGCTGGTGGTTCTGGGACCCGGTCGAGAATGTCTCGTTGATTCCGTGGCTCGCGGGCGCCGCGCTGCTCCACTCGGTCAGCGTCACCGCAACGCGCAACGCCTTGCGCGCATGGACGGTGATGCTCGCGGTGATCGCCTTCTCGATGTCGATGGTCGGGACGTTCATTGTCCGATCGGGCTTGCTCACCAGCGTTCACAGCTTCGCGGTCGATCCCGAACGCGGCACCTTCCTGCTCGCATTGATGTTCATCTATATCGGCGGCGCGCTGACCCTCTTCGCGTTCCGGGCGGGGGCGGTCGCCGAGGGCAAGAAATTCGCGCTGCTGAGCCGCGAGGGATCGCTGGTCATCAACAATCTGTTGCTGACGACGATCCTTGCGCTTGTCCTGCTCGGCACCCTTTATCCGATCGTTGCCGAGGCGATGGGCGAGAAGATTTCGGTGGGTCCGCCCTATTACAACAAGGTCGCGGGGCCGCTCGCGCTGATCCTCTGTCTTGTCATGGTCACGGGACCGCTGCTGAGTTGGCGCAAGGACGATGGGAAGAAGCTCTGGTCGCGCTTGCCCGTCGCGGTGCTGGCGGCGATGATCGTGCTGTTCGGGCTGGTCCTGTTCGGGGGCAAGGTCGGGGTGCTGCCCTTGCTCGGCATGACGGTCGCGGGGCTGGTCGGGGTCGCAAGCCTCGCGCCCCTCTGGGGCCGCAACCTCCGCCGCACGCCGCTGCCGACCTGGGGCATGGTGATCGCGCATTTCGGGGTCGCGGTGGCGCTCGCCGGCATGGGCGCCGAAAGCGCCTTTATCAAGGAACGGCTCGTCGCGGCAGCGCCGGGCGAGACGGTGACGGTCGCCGACTTCTCGGTAAAATTCGCGGGCGTCAAGCCGATCGTGGGGCCGAATTACACCGCGATCGAGGGTACGCTGATCGCGACGACGCCGTCGGGCGCCTCTTTCACGCTGCATCCGGCGGCGCGGACCTTCCCCGGGCTGATGGGCGGGCCGCCGACCGAGACCAATGAAGCGGCGCTGCTGACGCGGCCGGGTGGGCAACTTTACGCGGTGCTCGGGCAGCCGGTGACCGGAGCCGACGGGACCGCCGACCGCTATCAGCTTCGCCTGTGGTGGAAGCCACTGGTGTGGTGGATCTGGCTCGGCGGGGCGCTGATCGCGATCGGCGCGGCGCTGTCGCTGCTCGGTCGCGCGCAACTGCTCGAAATCTGGCGTGCGCGGCGCGCCCGCAAGGCGCAGGAGCGTTTCGCATGA
- the ccmE gene encoding cytochrome c maturation protein CcmE, producing MKAKHQRLILALVALGGVAGAGVLAASALRDEAAYFRTPAEVKAGKAEVGEAMRLGGMVAAGSIKRQSDGVTIRFTATDGKASIPVQFTGIVPDLFAENAGMVADGRLRADGVFVADRILAKHDERYMPPQMGEMPKNMKLVPGE from the coding sequence ATGAAAGCGAAGCATCAACGACTGATATTGGCGCTGGTGGCGCTGGGCGGTGTCGCGGGCGCGGGTGTGCTCGCGGCGAGTGCGCTTCGCGACGAGGCCGCCTATTTCCGCACGCCCGCCGAAGTGAAGGCGGGCAAGGCCGAGGTCGGCGAGGCGATGCGGCTGGGCGGCATGGTCGCAGCGGGCAGTATCAAACGCCAGAGCGACGGCGTGACGATCCGCTTCACCGCGACCGACGGCAAGGCGTCGATCCCGGTCCAGTTCACCGGCATCGTCCCCGACCTGTTCGCAGAGAACGCGGGGATGGTCGCCGACGGCCGGCTGCGCGCCGATGGCGTTTTCGTGGCCGATCGCATCCTCGCCAAGCATGACGAGCGCTACATGCCGCCGCAGATGGGCGAGATGCCGAAGAATATGAAGCTGGTGCCGGGGGAATGA
- the ccmC gene encoding heme ABC transporter permease CcmC, with protein MHAYANPTRFLAIAKPLTPWLLGVGLLLLLAGSFAGLTMVPGEAKQGETARILYVHVPSAWLGMGGWTSLAIAGLVQLVWRHPLSGIAARAIAVPGMLFTALCLATGSIWGKPTWGTWWEWDGRMTSMLVLLFLYAGFIALTTGDEGQRQGGSLSRGAAIYALVGAINIPIINRSVVWWNSLHQGPSITLGGSSIDGSLLWPLGLTVLGFSLLFGAIVLMRMRRIIADNRVAARLRRLADDDEGF; from the coding sequence ATGCACGCTTACGCCAACCCCACCCGCTTTCTCGCGATCGCCAAGCCGCTGACGCCGTGGCTGCTCGGCGTCGGGTTGCTGCTTTTGCTCGCCGGGTCCTTTGCCGGACTGACGATGGTGCCCGGTGAAGCGAAGCAGGGCGAGACCGCCCGAATCCTCTATGTCCATGTGCCTTCTGCCTGGCTTGGCATGGGTGGCTGGACCTCGCTCGCAATCGCGGGGCTGGTGCAGCTCGTCTGGCGCCATCCGCTGTCGGGCATCGCGGCGCGCGCAATTGCGGTGCCGGGGATGCTGTTCACCGCGCTCTGCCTCGCGACCGGGTCGATCTGGGGCAAGCCGACCTGGGGCACCTGGTGGGAATGGGATGGCCGGATGACCTCGATGCTCGTCCTCCTCTTTCTCTATGCCGGCTTCATTGCGCTGACGACGGGCGATGAAGGCCAGCGGCAGGGCGGGTCGCTGTCGCGCGGCGCGGCGATTTATGCGCTGGTCGGCGCGATCAACATTCCGATCATCAACCGCAGCGTCGTGTGGTGGAACAGCCTGCATCAGGGGCCGAGTATCACGCTGGGCGGGTCGAGCATCGACGGCTCGCTGCTGTGGCCGTTGGGGCTGACCGTGCTCGGCTTTTCGCTGTTGTTCGGGGCGATCGTGCTGATGCGGATGCGGCGGATCATCGCCGACAACCGCGTTGCGGCAAGGCTGCGGCGGCTGGCCGACGACGACGAGGGGTTTTGA
- a CDS encoding YbaN family protein: MKRHFYLVAGWASLGLGAIGAFLPLLPTVPFVILAAFCFARSSPRLETWLLTHPQFGHHIVAWREKGAISRKGKIAATAAFAFSIVLAAIFSPWPWVMAPVIAAAVTGSWIWTRPEA; this comes from the coding sequence ATGAAACGGCATTTCTATCTGGTCGCCGGCTGGGCGTCGCTGGGGCTCGGCGCAATCGGGGCGTTCCTGCCGTTGCTACCGACGGTACCGTTCGTCATCCTCGCCGCCTTCTGTTTCGCGCGCTCGTCGCCGCGGCTTGAGACCTGGCTGCTGACCCACCCGCAATTCGGCCATCATATCGTCGCGTGGCGCGAGAAGGGCGCGATCAGCCGCAAGGGCAAGATCGCGGCGACCGCAGCTTTCGCTTTCAGCATCGTGCTCGCGGCGATCTTTTCGCCTTGGCCGTGGGTGATGGCGCCGGTGATCGCGGCGGCTGTGACCGGAAGCTGGATCTGGACGCGGCCTGAGGCTTGA
- a CDS encoding Glu/Leu/Phe/Val dehydrogenase encodes MSAVWDFADFDDHEHVHMFRDRASGLTAVIAVHSTHLGPGAGGVRYWHYPQRAAAITDALRLSRGMSYKNAMAGLPLGGGKGVILADEGQAKTPELLAAFGRAVESLGGAYVTAEDVGMSVADMVEIARATRHVSGLPAAGDAVGGNPSPLTALGVYLGIEAAIREKLGADSAHGVRVAVQGVGSVGEGVARRLAADGAKLILADVDLARAKALSEELGADLADSAAIMEVEADVLSPNALGATLTEQSIERLKVSIVAGAANNQLATAADGQRIHDRGIVYAPDYVINAGGIINVALEYLGQGSREEVENRIQAIPGRLAEIWAESKASGTPASVVADRMAQELIGRG; translated from the coding sequence ATGTCTGCTGTCTGGGATTTCGCCGATTTCGACGATCATGAGCATGTCCACATGTTCCGCGATCGCGCCAGCGGCCTCACGGCGGTCATCGCGGTCCATTCGACGCACCTCGGCCCCGGCGCGGGCGGCGTGCGATACTGGCATTATCCGCAGCGCGCCGCGGCGATCACCGACGCGCTGCGCCTGTCGCGCGGGATGAGCTACAAGAATGCGATGGCGGGGCTGCCGCTGGGCGGCGGCAAGGGCGTGATCCTGGCCGACGAAGGGCAGGCGAAGACCCCCGAACTGCTCGCCGCCTTTGGACGCGCGGTCGAATCGCTGGGCGGCGCCTATGTCACCGCCGAGGATGTCGGCATGTCGGTAGCCGACATGGTCGAGATCGCGCGCGCGACGCGCCATGTCAGTGGCCTTCCGGCGGCGGGCGACGCGGTGGGGGGCAATCCCAGCCCGCTGACCGCGCTGGGCGTCTATCTGGGGATCGAGGCGGCGATTCGCGAGAAATTGGGCGCCGACAGCGCTCATGGCGTGCGCGTCGCGGTGCAGGGCGTCGGCAGTGTCGGCGAAGGTGTCGCGCGGCGGCTCGCGGCCGACGGCGCGAAGCTGATCCTCGCCGACGTCGATCTGGCGCGGGCGAAGGCGCTTTCCGAAGAACTGGGCGCGGACCTCGCCGATTCGGCGGCGATCATGGAGGTTGAGGCCGACGTGCTGAGCCCCAACGCGCTAGGCGCGACCCTGACCGAACAGAGCATCGAGCGGCTGAAGGTGTCGATCGTCGCGGGCGCCGCGAACAACCAGCTCGCGACCGCCGCCGACGGGCAGCGCATCCACGACCGCGGCATCGTCTATGCCCCTGATTATGTGATCAACGCGGGCGGGATCATCAACGTCGCGCTCGAATATCTGGGGCAGGGGAGCCGCGAAGAGGTCGAAAACCGCATTCAGGCGATCCCCGGCCGCCTCGCCGAAATCTGGGCCGAGAGCAAGGCGAGCGGCACCCCGGCGTCGGTCGTGGCCGACCGGATGGCGCAGGAGCTGATCGGTAGAGGCTGA